In one Fluviispira vulneris genomic region, the following are encoded:
- a CDS encoding tRNA/rRNA methyltransferase, whose amino-acid sequence MGIKKQDKKHSQKKEYSKDSFKPRAEKKEYSKDSFKPKAEKKEYSKDSFKPKAEKKEYSKDSFTPREEKRSYSTEESENKFDGEFKKKERHGENRQVPKPRRHVEMKICGIHACHMVFKKRPQDIIRAYVTENQLKEFTKVLKYCADKKLAYRVVTDDELERISESSHHEGVCFLVRKIPTVTLEDFLAEHEKNNQPACVVALENVQNPHNLGAIMRVCASFGVKAILLSQAEAAMSGAAYRTSEGGAEWIKVISTDSFEKSVQAFRKSNFKVMSTTSHTGKSLFEIEMPRKLLVLFGSEGDGLSQQLLKAGDNLVRIPSTGHVESLNVACASSIILAEFWRNNMK is encoded by the coding sequence ATGGGTATAAAGAAACAGGACAAGAAACACTCGCAGAAAAAAGAATACTCTAAGGATTCCTTTAAACCGAGAGCAGAAAAGAAAGAGTATTCTAAGGATTCATTTAAACCAAAAGCCGAAAAGAAAGAATATTCTAAGGACTCATTTAAACCAAAAGCCGAAAAGAAAGAGTATTCTAAGGATTCCTTCACTCCGAGAGAAGAAAAAAGATCTTATTCTACAGAAGAAAGTGAAAATAAATTCGATGGTGAGTTTAAGAAAAAAGAAAGACATGGCGAAAATCGCCAAGTGCCTAAACCACGTAGACATGTGGAAATGAAAATCTGTGGGATTCATGCCTGCCATATGGTTTTTAAAAAACGTCCGCAAGATATCATCCGTGCTTACGTAACAGAAAATCAACTGAAAGAATTTACAAAAGTCTTGAAATACTGCGCAGATAAAAAATTAGCTTATCGAGTTGTGACCGATGACGAACTTGAAAGAATATCTGAGTCAAGTCACCATGAAGGCGTTTGTTTTTTAGTTCGAAAAATCCCTACCGTTACTTTAGAAGATTTTTTAGCTGAACACGAAAAAAACAATCAACCTGCCTGTGTAGTCGCTCTCGAAAATGTGCAAAATCCACATAACCTTGGAGCTATTATGCGCGTATGCGCAAGTTTTGGCGTGAAAGCTATTCTTCTCTCCCAAGCAGAAGCTGCCATGTCAGGAGCAGCTTACCGCACTTCGGAAGGTGGAGCAGAATGGATCAAAGTGATTTCAACCGATAGTTTTGAAAAATCAGTTCAGGCATTTAGAAAAAGTAACTTTAAAGTCATGAGCACCACAAGTCACACAGGTAAATCATTATTCGAAATCGAAATGCCTAGAAAACTTCTCGTTCTCTTCGGTTCTGAAGGTGATGGCCTGAGCCAGCAACTTTTAAAAGCGGGTGACAATCTTGTCCGTATTCCAAGTACAGGTCATGTTGAAAGTTTAAATGTTGCTTGTGCCTCTAGTATTATTCTTGCAGAATTCTGGCGAAATAATATGAAATAA
- a CDS encoding DNA recombination protein RmuC → MDLLNTSLLALCAITSLFILIIYNKIKHMTNFDKNIFEKFEYFEDKFEHALKNEIRINREELANNIQKIRKDLSENNALLLNSLAQNSSRGQREIRDTLDSQISKLRHENELQLDKMRGLVEDKLHATLELRLNASFKQVGDRLDLVHTGIGEMQKMASEVGNLQRVLSNIKTRGILGEEQLDRILSDILSPEQYEKNVKTKKNSTNFIEFAVKLPHNSNDKKALWLPIDAKFPMEDYERILDASEKGDHEKVTHSIKQLETKIKNFAKDIKEKYIDPPSTTDFGILFLPTEGLYSEVLRIAGLSEHLRRELQVVVAGPSTLVALLNSLQMGFRTLAVEKRSDEIRLLLGNVKKDFYKFGDLLEKTQEKLNDASKQIGEASHRSKIISNKLMRVESLPQKELENEDSEFVNINGEVNGYKETGQETLAEKRIL, encoded by the coding sequence ATGGATTTACTGAATACAAGCCTGCTTGCTCTCTGTGCCATAACAAGCTTATTTATTTTAATTATTTACAACAAAATAAAACATATGACAAACTTTGATAAAAATATTTTCGAAAAATTTGAATATTTTGAAGATAAATTTGAACACGCCTTAAAAAATGAAATCAGGATAAATCGTGAAGAACTTGCTAACAATATCCAAAAAATACGCAAAGATTTGTCTGAAAACAATGCTTTGCTCCTAAATTCACTCGCACAAAATAGTAGCCGAGGACAAAGAGAAATCCGTGACACACTTGACTCTCAAATTTCAAAATTAAGACATGAAAATGAACTCCAACTCGACAAAATGCGCGGACTTGTTGAGGATAAACTGCATGCAACCCTTGAACTTCGCTTAAATGCCTCCTTTAAACAGGTTGGAGATAGACTCGATCTTGTCCATACTGGAATAGGCGAAATGCAGAAAATGGCCTCAGAAGTTGGCAATTTACAAAGAGTCTTAAGTAATATTAAAACAAGAGGAATTTTAGGAGAAGAACAACTTGATAGAATCTTAAGTGATATACTCTCGCCAGAGCAATATGAAAAAAATGTTAAAACAAAAAAAAATAGCACCAATTTTATTGAGTTTGCAGTAAAACTTCCACACAATTCAAATGACAAAAAAGCTCTTTGGTTACCGATCGATGCAAAATTTCCCATGGAAGATTACGAACGGATCCTCGATGCTAGCGAAAAAGGGGATCATGAAAAAGTCACTCATTCTATTAAACAATTAGAAACAAAAATAAAAAACTTTGCAAAAGACATCAAAGAGAAATATATCGATCCTCCGAGCACTACGGATTTCGGAATCCTATTTCTACCCACAGAGGGTTTATACTCTGAGGTTTTAAGAATTGCTGGACTATCAGAGCATTTGCGCCGAGAGTTACAAGTCGTTGTTGCAGGACCTTCAACCCTCGTTGCCCTGCTAAACAGCTTACAGATGGGGTTTAGAACCCTTGCTGTTGAAAAACGCTCCGATGAAATACGCCTGTTACTCGGAAATGTGAAAAAGGACTTCTATAAATTTGGAGATTTATTAGAAAAGACACAAGAAAAATTAAACGATGCCAGCAAACAAATTGGGGAAGCCTCTCATCGTTCCAAAATAATTTCAAATAAATTAATGAGAGTCGAAAGTCTCCCCCAAAAAGAACTTGAAAATGAAGACAGTGAATTTGTAAATATCAATGGAGAAGTCAATGGGTATAAAGAAACAGGACAAGAAACACTCGCAGAAAAAAGAATACTCTAA
- a CDS encoding DUF2058 family protein, with protein MSLRDQLLKAGLVSKKQAQKTEAANRKQAHDTKKNKELADKVNAEKLEELKKIEDEKNQRRELDKELNKQRDLLMSQRESYYRSLQILNSNSMNIRSANECYFFAEGNKIKKIMVNSWQREMLARGKMGIGKPHKDIDEYVIIPLNAARVIHDIYPQKLITLHSEIDDSEELDDGF; from the coding sequence ATGAGCTTGAGAGACCAGCTACTTAAAGCAGGGCTTGTTTCCAAAAAGCAAGCACAAAAAACAGAAGCAGCTAATCGCAAGCAAGCACATGATACTAAAAAGAACAAAGAGCTTGCTGATAAAGTCAATGCTGAAAAATTAGAAGAATTAAAAAAAATTGAAGATGAAAAAAATCAAAGAAGAGAACTTGATAAGGAATTAAATAAGCAACGTGATTTATTAATGAGTCAACGTGAATCATATTATCGCTCTTTACAGATTCTCAATAGTAATAGTATGAATATCAGAAGTGCAAATGAATGTTATTTTTTTGCTGAAGGTAACAAAATAAAGAAAATTATGGTAAATTCATGGCAAAGAGAAATGCTTGCTCGTGGAAAAATGGGGATAGGCAAACCTCATAAAGATATTGATGAATATGTGATTATACCTTTGAATGCAGCGCGTGTCATCCATGATATTTATCCGCAAAAATTAATCACTTTACATTCAGAAATAGATGATTCTGAAGAGTTAGATGATGGATTTTAA
- a CDS encoding DsbA family protein, with protein sequence MNIDDKWSSSMSPLRSVGFIVGGIVLGSLLTAGIMISKYNKKAVDVSDAVGQPLFIVDGKTWNTSELPGDSRMEYFDLENNIFNARQAIASKTALRLALSKDLGKPITPENIAKIEDLLPLQSVTEIDARTFYDQNVAKWGLSFFGGKSYEEIKDQLLQQMKHEKARELLATKIKEFEDSGRIKVLLKAPTAPPVKLNLSGFPVRGNANSSKVLVVVADYLCTHCRESEEALEKIYQEFSNKVKFVHVSYPLAPQGLSGALARGAYCATEQGEKEFWDYQKAAFAIPFAKMQPPSLMEPEKAFNLETIELAKSVKLNVEKFSTCLESENARKYIDIVRNQFNENVGFSGTPAFYLNGSLIQVSPQKLAATLKLALN encoded by the coding sequence ATGAATATAGATGATAAGTGGAGTTCAAGCATGAGTCCTTTAAGAAGTGTGGGTTTTATTGTTGGAGGAATTGTTCTTGGGAGTTTATTGACTGCTGGAATAATGATTTCTAAATATAATAAAAAAGCTGTCGATGTCTCCGATGCTGTTGGACAACCACTTTTTATTGTGGATGGTAAAACTTGGAATACCAGCGAATTGCCAGGTGACTCGCGTATGGAGTATTTTGATTTAGAAAATAATATCTTCAATGCTCGTCAAGCAATTGCAAGTAAAACCGCACTTCGTCTTGCTTTATCAAAAGATTTAGGAAAACCTATCACTCCAGAAAATATAGCAAAAATTGAAGATTTATTACCTCTGCAAAGTGTCACAGAAATCGATGCTCGAACTTTTTATGATCAAAACGTGGCAAAGTGGGGACTAAGCTTTTTTGGTGGCAAAAGTTATGAAGAAATTAAAGACCAATTGCTTCAACAGATGAAACATGAAAAAGCGAGAGAACTGCTTGCGACAAAAATTAAAGAATTTGAAGATTCCGGTAGAATAAAAGTTTTGCTAAAAGCGCCTACAGCACCACCCGTGAAGTTAAATTTATCAGGATTTCCTGTGAGAGGGAATGCTAATTCATCTAAAGTACTTGTGGTGGTGGCGGATTATTTATGTACTCATTGTAGAGAATCCGAAGAGGCACTTGAGAAAATCTACCAAGAATTTTCTAATAAAGTCAAATTTGTGCATGTATCCTATCCTCTTGCTCCTCAGGGGCTCAGCGGTGCCTTGGCGCGCGGAGCTTATTGTGCAACAGAACAGGGAGAAAAAGAATTTTGGGATTATCAAAAAGCTGCTTTTGCCATTCCATTTGCAAAAATGCAACCTCCAAGTTTAATGGAACCTGAAAAGGCATTTAATCTAGAAACAATAGAATTGGCTAAATCTGTCAAGTTAAACGTAGAAAAGTTTTCGACTTGCCTTGAGTCAGAAAATGCAAGAAAATATATAGATATTGTTCGCAATCAGTTTAATGAAAATGTAGGTTTTTCTGGGACACCCGCATTTTATTTAAATGGAAGTTTAATTCAGGTAAGTCCACAAAAGCTTGCCGCAACTTTAAAATTAGCCTTAAATTGA
- a CDS encoding c-type cytochrome — protein MKAPARVLLISTIVSVLVICVALYRYNLILKGDSSKSPTVDAILPEVTGESANADVGKTPAAKPSDKSEKVNAGGKAPTAKQLENGKKLYAQTTCGVCHGADGKADSPTAKAMKATNLAAGKFQHNKTNLSPVAYIAKVIAEGVPGTGMASFKAQLPKESDRMDLAEYVHSLSGK, from the coding sequence ATGAAGGCTCCAGCGCGGGTACTGCTTATTTCTACAATTGTTTCAGTCTTAGTTATATGTGTTGCTCTTTATCGCTACAATCTTATTTTAAAAGGTGATAGTTCTAAATCACCAACTGTAGATGCTATTTTACCAGAAGTAACAGGCGAAAGTGCAAATGCCGATGTTGGTAAAACTCCAGCTGCAAAGCCGTCTGATAAAAGTGAAAAAGTAAATGCTGGAGGTAAAGCTCCTACAGCAAAACAATTGGAAAATGGCAAAAAACTTTATGCTCAAACCACCTGTGGTGTATGCCATGGTGCTGATGGCAAAGCAGATAGTCCTACTGCAAAAGCAATGAAAGCGACAAATTTAGCTGCTGGTAAATTCCAACATAATAAAACAAATTTATCGCCTGTAGCTTATATTGCAAAAGTGATTGCCGAAGGAGTGCCTGGAACAGGTATGGCAAGTTTTAAAGCTCAATTGCCAAAAGAGAGTGATAGAATGGATTTGGCTGAATATGTTCATTCTTTATCAGGAAAATAA
- a CDS encoding response regulator has protein sequence MSILKDKIVLVVDDEIDLREMLIFELQNIGAKTLEAKNGKEALEIVKNEKIDLIISDVRMPGGNGIEFLDETKKISLNKPVFIFITAYSDNTREELHAHGVEGLFAKPFDLLFLISSLEWFMYAPEDRYSLKPKEKIIDENIYKISAKDCNDFRMGRGGALIPTNTILLNAGAFINFQIQLKGGEEISGIGEIVWNGALNHNGEYCAGLEFKYFSDSTRAFAIHTLMNHKCLEYIPQRLTKID, from the coding sequence ATGAGCATTTTAAAAGATAAAATTGTACTCGTTGTTGATGATGAAATTGATCTACGAGAAATGCTTATTTTTGAACTACAAAATATTGGCGCTAAAACTCTAGAAGCAAAGAATGGAAAAGAAGCGTTAGAAATTGTTAAAAATGAAAAAATTGATCTAATTATCAGTGATGTTCGCATGCCTGGTGGAAATGGCATAGAGTTTTTAGATGAAACCAAAAAAATCAGCCTCAATAAACCTGTTTTTATTTTTATTACAGCATATTCAGATAATACAAGAGAAGAGTTGCATGCACATGGAGTAGAGGGACTTTTTGCAAAACCATTCGATCTCCTGTTCCTTATCAGTTCCTTAGAATGGTTTATGTACGCACCGGAAGATCGCTACTCATTAAAACCCAAAGAAAAAATTATAGATGAAAATATTTACAAAATATCCGCTAAAGATTGTAACGATTTTCGCATGGGACGTGGAGGAGCATTGATTCCAACCAATACGATATTATTGAATGCAGGTGCGTTTATAAATTTTCAAATTCAATTAAAAGGTGGAGAAGAAATTTCAGGAATTGGAGAAATCGTTTGGAATGGAGCTCTCAATCACAATGGTGAATACTGTGCAGGATTAGAGTTTAAATACTTCTCTGATTCCACAAGAGCATTTGCGATTCACACGTTAATGAATCACAAATGTCTCGAATATATTCCACAAAGATTAACTAAAATTGATTAA
- a CDS encoding CheR family methyltransferase, giving the protein MTDTELKNPLAHDVLMTDIKGYEILAKKLFEHTGIFMDPCEKNYSLMSNRMQKILKKYNCQNYQEFINILNTNNNDAKEDFYQALTTNTTQFFRENEHFIFLKAKMPEIESYLLAEKRKEIRIWCAAASTGEEPYTILMSVLESLNPLNNIAVKITATDINTLVLEKAKLGVYKKELLESVSPALVLKYFERNANTGEEFLQIKEKYRCMIEFSKFNLNAESYLFINKFDIIFCRNVLIYFTHKAVEEVIVKLSRCLDKKGYLFIAHSEAIMGDKLTLKSIAPSVYQLK; this is encoded by the coding sequence GTGACTGATACCGAACTTAAAAATCCATTAGCTCATGATGTCCTAATGACAGATATCAAGGGCTACGAAATTTTAGCAAAAAAATTATTTGAGCACACTGGTATTTTCATGGATCCTTGCGAAAAAAATTATTCTCTCATGTCAAATCGAATGCAAAAAATCTTAAAAAAATACAACTGCCAAAACTATCAGGAATTTATAAATATATTAAATACAAATAATAATGATGCTAAAGAAGATTTTTATCAAGCTCTCACAACAAATACAACGCAATTTTTTAGAGAAAATGAACATTTTATTTTTTTGAAAGCAAAAATGCCAGAAATTGAAAGCTATTTATTGGCAGAAAAAAGAAAAGAAATAAGAATTTGGTGTGCAGCTGCGAGTACAGGTGAGGAACCATACACGATTTTAATGTCCGTTTTAGAATCTTTGAATCCATTAAATAATATTGCTGTGAAAATCACAGCAACTGATATTAACACTCTAGTTTTAGAAAAAGCTAAGTTAGGTGTTTATAAAAAAGAATTATTAGAAAGCGTAAGCCCAGCACTTGTCTTAAAATATTTTGAAAGGAATGCAAATACTGGAGAAGAGTTTCTACAAATCAAAGAAAAATATAGATGTATGATTGAGTTTTCGAAGTTCAATTTAAATGCAGAATCATATTTATTTATAAATAAGTTTGATATTATTTTCTGCAGAAATGTTCTTATATATTTTACCCATAAAGCTGTTGAAGAGGTAATAGTCAAATTATCGAGATGTCTTGACAAAAAAGGATACTTATTTATTGCTCACTCTGAAGCAATTATGGGTGATAAATTGACTTTAAAATCAATAGCCCCTTCTGTATATCAACTTAAATAA
- a CDS encoding phosphatidate cytidylyltransferase, producing MLKTRLTTAAICSAVIIYILSFSPISLFYPLFVTVTTIAIFLSGTEYAALRWNILDGTNNIEQPRPKLKAKHFAVGFSYSFLIITFSISNVIFASEPQKILIIPITWIFLCFFVAAALIYRRAHDMHTASNKLLNVIAGFIYLALPAVCLTNLSLLQFEGSYRSAQLYFCLATVFMGDTGAYFIGSKFGKHKLIPKVSPKKSIEGALGGLLFSGLTALILTHLFNLPFPPWFSILVGISMGIAGQIGDLMESAFKRAGKYKDSGNLLPGHGGFLDRIDSLILAVPIAFLFFSLYK from the coding sequence ATGCTTAAAACGCGACTGACTACGGCTGCAATTTGTTCTGCAGTCATAATTTATATCCTCAGTTTCTCTCCTATCTCACTTTTTTATCCCCTTTTCGTAACTGTAACAACAATCGCAATTTTTCTATCTGGTACTGAATATGCAGCTCTCCGTTGGAATATTTTAGATGGAACGAATAATATTGAACAGCCAAGACCCAAACTAAAAGCAAAACATTTTGCTGTTGGATTCTCCTATTCTTTTCTAATTATCACATTTTCGATTTCAAATGTTATTTTTGCAAGCGAACCTCAGAAAATTCTTATTATTCCAATCACTTGGATATTTCTCTGTTTTTTTGTAGCTGCTGCACTCATTTATCGCAGGGCACATGACATGCACACGGCATCAAATAAACTTCTCAATGTGATTGCAGGTTTTATTTATTTGGCTCTTCCTGCTGTTTGCTTGACAAATCTAAGCCTTTTACAATTCGAAGGTTCTTATCGCAGTGCCCAATTGTATTTTTGTCTTGCCACTGTTTTTATGGGAGATACGGGTGCCTATTTCATAGGTTCTAAATTTGGAAAACACAAACTCATTCCTAAAGTTTCCCCGAAAAAAAGTATCGAAGGTGCGCTGGGAGGTCTTTTATTTAGTGGATTAACAGCACTTATTCTAACGCATCTTTTTAACCTTCCTTTTCCTCCTTGGTTCTCTATCCTCGTAGGTATTTCTATGGGTATTGCTGGCCAAATAGGTGACCTTATGGAAAGCGCTTTTAAACGCGCTGGAAAATACAAAGACAGCGGCAATTTACTTCCTGGGCATGGAGGTTTTCTCGACCGCATCGATTCACTGATTCTTGCTGTCCCTATCGCATTTTTATTTTTCTCACTTTATAAATAA
- a CDS encoding Hsp70 family protein: MQYAIVITVYQIDMPAPDSGAHFGVCSMNVLQFKKKNKENNRNNSYSSESYPKSPQGASAIGIDLGTTNSVVSVFSNGASHPVTLEYENSYLVPSMIFFNKNENENLVGNKAKLQNEITPAEVIKSTKRSMGKNNTLFESNGKQFSAEDAAALVLNYLVSHPILQEEKEKFGGIWAVITVPAHFDDAARLATVAAAEKAGIHVLRIVNEPTAAALAYSMMPEDKKTEKETLAVFDLGGGTFDVSIVDRDGLVFNVLSSEGDVHLGGDDIDEAIANSLIEKVHPQLVARRSSKSSELYRNLIILAERAKKALQSEGLYHVQSNDLDGKGSSIETELSREHFDEMVAPILQRTLFLTESAMHAAKRNPKYISRILLVGGSTRLVLVRKMLSDYFACIVDARLEPDLAVSWGASLQAAIIIGIQPDTILVDVCSHSLGIGVVENTEAINENFKSVAKKFGIPYPISEQELHRKLGARIEDFNNELQKLLHVAPILHRNSALPARRSEFFNTIYHNQHAVHVVVVQGEGDIVGENRLIGSFLFELEQPCPKGTRCEIQLTYDVNGMVHVFARQLGTKNEAKAQFDSRTGEVTGWTSLNLEEEEQFAEKEKLQTVDEIYEKKTSTKQLEKVMSHENIVSFPFGRKNEDIQKAELSEYECEPEIVNALILRAKRYLNKIKKENKEYNLILESLKTYSSLLLKAQQGHENDEEIELVETQLLALLEGK; the protein is encoded by the coding sequence ATGCAATATGCCATAGTAATCACAGTCTATCAAATAGACATGCCCGCACCTGATTCAGGAGCGCACTTTGGAGTCTGTAGCATGAATGTTCTTCAGTTCAAGAAAAAAAATAAAGAAAATAATAGAAATAATAGTTACAGTTCGGAATCATATCCGAAGAGTCCCCAAGGAGCTTCAGCGATTGGAATCGATCTTGGTACTACGAATTCAGTTGTTTCAGTCTTTTCGAATGGAGCAAGTCATCCTGTTACTTTAGAATATGAAAATTCATATCTCGTACCATCAATGATTTTTTTTAATAAAAATGAAAATGAAAATCTTGTTGGTAATAAAGCTAAACTACAAAATGAAATTACTCCTGCTGAAGTTATTAAAAGTACAAAAAGAAGTATGGGTAAAAATAATACTTTATTTGAATCAAACGGAAAGCAATTTAGTGCAGAAGATGCTGCAGCACTTGTTTTAAATTACTTAGTTTCACATCCAATTTTACAAGAAGAAAAAGAAAAATTTGGTGGGATTTGGGCCGTTATCACAGTTCCAGCACATTTTGATGACGCAGCTCGCTTGGCAACAGTTGCCGCAGCAGAAAAAGCTGGTATACATGTGTTAAGAATAGTGAATGAGCCCACTGCTGCTGCACTTGCATATAGCATGATGCCTGAAGATAAAAAAACAGAAAAAGAAACCCTTGCCGTATTTGATTTGGGCGGAGGTACTTTTGATGTGAGTATAGTTGATCGAGATGGTTTGGTCTTCAACGTTTTAAGCAGTGAAGGTGACGTGCATTTAGGTGGAGATGATATAGATGAAGCTATAGCAAATTCACTTATCGAAAAAGTACATCCGCAACTGGTAGCACGGCGTTCATCAAAGTCATCTGAACTTTATAGAAATTTAATAATATTAGCAGAACGTGCAAAAAAAGCTTTGCAATCAGAAGGACTATATCATGTCCAATCAAATGATTTGGATGGAAAAGGCTCATCGATTGAAACAGAGTTGAGTCGTGAACATTTTGATGAAATGGTTGCTCCAATTTTGCAAAGAACTTTATTTTTAACTGAAAGTGCTATGCACGCTGCAAAAAGAAATCCAAAATATATTTCACGGATATTGCTTGTTGGGGGGAGTACACGGCTTGTTCTCGTGCGCAAAATGCTATCAGACTATTTTGCATGTATTGTTGATGCACGCTTAGAACCCGATCTCGCTGTCAGCTGGGGTGCATCTTTACAAGCAGCCATCATAATTGGGATTCAACCGGACACGATTTTAGTTGATGTTTGTAGCCATTCTTTAGGTATTGGCGTAGTTGAAAATACAGAAGCTATTAATGAAAATTTTAAGTCCGTAGCGAAAAAATTTGGTATACCCTATCCAATTTCAGAGCAAGAGTTGCATCGTAAACTGGGAGCGCGTATCGAAGATTTTAATAACGAATTGCAAAAATTATTGCATGTAGCCCCAATTTTACATAGGAATAGTGCTTTACCAGCAAGAAGATCCGAATTTTTTAATACAATATATCACAATCAACATGCTGTCCACGTAGTTGTCGTGCAGGGTGAAGGTGATATTGTTGGCGAAAATAGATTAATTGGTTCATTTTTATTTGAACTTGAACAACCTTGTCCTAAAGGAACGCGCTGCGAAATTCAATTAACTTATGATGTGAATGGAATGGTGCATGTTTTTGCAAGACAACTCGGCACAAAAAATGAGGCGAAAGCTCAATTTGATAGTCGGACAGGTGAAGTGACAGGTTGGACTTCACTTAATCTTGAAGAAGAAGAACAATTTGCAGAAAAAGAGAAACTACAAACAGTTGATGAGATCTATGAAAAAAAGACGTCAACAAAGCAGCTCGAAAAAGTTATGTCCCATGAAAATATTGTTAGTTTTCCCTTTGGTAGAAAAAATGAAGATATACAAAAGGCTGAATTATCTGAATATGAATGTGAACCTGAGATTGTAAATGCTTTAATATTAAGAGCAAAAAGGTATCTAAATAAAATTAAAAAAGAAAATAAAGAATATAATCTTATATTAGAAAGTTTAAAAACTTATTCATCTTTGCTATTAAAAGCGCAGCAAGGACATGAAAATGATGAAGAAATAGAGTTGGTTGAAACACAATTGCTTGCGTTATTGGAAGGAAAATAA
- a CDS encoding C1 family peptidase, producing the protein MRNFSKAKAVISSFALLSIAAYAAGSENSPRYTVEGSQTVTIPAGVDPFELSTDLEALTGFKTIKLMTIKPSAEMLAENDYALEEFKTKIGAEPNYSTIVPFSQSPGAVDLGMSNVPVLNQGQYGTCVTFAATAALDARLSAGDFIDQQCSLALNKYLGNDFWNGAYTAVQILQPLKTYGIIPKGKCFGSTYPTPSQKVSPTQYQSTSDKSQAGNINWTYVGTRDINAVKAALKNGHRVAIGSLLSTADSTGVNGFSFKINGKKTNGGLWACDQPGSRNYCGRSNAGHEVVIIGYDDNQKLFKIRNSWGAGVGDSGDYYMSYNFFNVMEMDHTEVK; encoded by the coding sequence ATGCGTAATTTTTCGAAAGCAAAAGCAGTCATATCGTCTTTCGCTCTTTTATCAATTGCTGCATACGCAGCAGGAAGCGAGAATTCTCCTCGCTACACTGTAGAAGGTAGCCAAACAGTAACTATTCCTGCAGGTGTGGATCCATTCGAATTAAGTACGGATCTAGAAGCATTAACAGGTTTTAAAACAATTAAGCTTATGACTATTAAACCATCAGCAGAAATGCTTGCTGAAAATGACTATGCATTAGAAGAATTCAAAACAAAAATAGGAGCAGAACCGAACTACAGCACCATAGTTCCATTTAGCCAATCTCCTGGAGCCGTCGATCTTGGCATGAGCAACGTTCCTGTACTCAATCAAGGTCAATACGGAACCTGTGTTACGTTTGCTGCTACAGCAGCATTGGATGCAAGATTATCTGCCGGTGACTTTATTGACCAACAATGTAGCCTCGCTCTTAATAAATATCTTGGCAATGACTTTTGGAATGGTGCATACACTGCCGTCCAAATACTTCAACCTTTAAAAACTTACGGCATTATTCCAAAAGGCAAATGTTTTGGCTCAACTTACCCTACTCCGAGCCAAAAAGTTTCTCCTACCCAATACCAAAGTACGAGCGATAAGAGCCAAGCTGGTAATATCAATTGGACTTATGTAGGTACTAGAGACATCAATGCAGTAAAAGCTGCACTTAAAAATGGACATAGAGTGGCAATTGGTTCATTGCTTTCAACGGCGGACAGCACAGGTGTCAATGGCTTTAGTTTTAAAATCAATGGTAAAAAAACCAATGGTGGACTTTGGGCTTGTGATCAACCTGGCAGCAGAAACTACTGTGGCAGAAGCAATGCGGGTCATGAAGTTGTTATCATAGGTTATGACGATAACCAAAAACTCTTCAAAATTCGTAACTCTTGGGGCGCAGGAGTGGGTGATTCTGGCGACTACTATATGAGCTACAATTTCTTCAATGTCATGGAAATGGACCACACAGAAGTTAAGTGA